The Punica granatum isolate Tunisia-2019 chromosome 4, ASM765513v2, whole genome shotgun sequence genome has a window encoding:
- the LOC116202995 gene encoding uncharacterized protein LOC116202995 isoform X2, translating to MSIGWPLGLEIMNSRLGVVESIRTASAETRLLLPSASFSSFTSSALDTESSASFFHDSSRSLGWLTGIKPGNGGRLYFPGSRWCKEVDFRSIGGACSTFSKEKRVNASKRICIPLLQNILVRASRNKNKSKR from the exons ATGTCGATCGGATGGCCACTCGGACTTGAGATCATGAATTCAAGACTCGGAGTTGTTGAGAGCATTAGAACTGCCTCTGCAGAGACCCGCTTGCTGTTGCCCTCGGCTAGCTTCTCCTCATTCACATCCTCAGCCCTCGACACCGAG TCATCAGCATCTTTCTTCCACGATAGCAGCAGGTCCCTGGGGTGGCTTACAGGCATCAAGCCCGGGAACGGAGGGAGGCTCTACTTCCCTGGCTCGAGGTGGTGCAAAGAGGTGGACTTCAGGTCGATCGGAGGGGCATGCTCCACGTTctcgaaagaaaagagagtaaatgctTCCAAACGTATTTGCATCCCTCTCCTACAAAACATTCTGGTGAGAGCGAGCCGGAACAAGAACAAATCGAAAAGATAA
- the LOC116202995 gene encoding uncharacterized protein LOC116202995 isoform X1 has protein sequence MDIEAHEMSIGWPLGLEIMNSRLGVVESIRTASAETRLLLPSASFSSFTSSALDTESSASFFHDSSRSLGWLTGIKPGNGGRLYFPGSRWCKEVDFRSIGGACSTFSKEKRVNASKRICIPLLQNILVRASRNKNKSKR, from the exons ATGGACATAGAG GCCCACGAGATGTCGATCGGATGGCCACTCGGACTTGAGATCATGAATTCAAGACTCGGAGTTGTTGAGAGCATTAGAACTGCCTCTGCAGAGACCCGCTTGCTGTTGCCCTCGGCTAGCTTCTCCTCATTCACATCCTCAGCCCTCGACACCGAG TCATCAGCATCTTTCTTCCACGATAGCAGCAGGTCCCTGGGGTGGCTTACAGGCATCAAGCCCGGGAACGGAGGGAGGCTCTACTTCCCTGGCTCGAGGTGGTGCAAAGAGGTGGACTTCAGGTCGATCGGAGGGGCATGCTCCACGTTctcgaaagaaaagagagtaaatgctTCCAAACGTATTTGCATCCCTCTCCTACAAAACATTCTGGTGAGAGCGAGCCGGAACAAGAACAAATCGAAAAGATAA